Proteins encoded within one genomic window of Candidatus Syntrophocurvum alkaliphilum:
- the tilS gene encoding tRNA lysidine(34) synthetase TilS has protein sequence MALLDILHKLKDKLQITLAAAHLNHSLRAEADEEEQFVINQCAQRNIPTHTRTYKIDQIAKDQKLSLEEAGRIMRYKFFSQLKKELNANLIATAHHHDDVAETVLLHFLRGSGIKGLRGILPQNNHLIRPLLPLTKTQIIEYLKENKIPYNIDQTNYDTEHLRNRVRNELIPYLKEYNPRIVENLNQLSQIAKEENEAIEKQTQNLWSKILLKKEKNLIILDNQKIEEFHPAYKRRLAIFALTKLAGENGWDMNDVDSILGLSKKQGSSKTINLKKGVKVNKSYDKLVFTNENLIKDKFSYEVPIPGQVELLEKGETYTFDIIEANKYKNHSNIYMYLDYDKINRPLFIRSRDPGDTFRPHGLKGSKKLKDFFIDNKIPYYERDSVPILASYEEIYAVLGYRVSENAIVDADTKRILVIKREVMETIIK, from the coding sequence ATGGCCCTTTTAGACATCTTACATAAACTTAAAGACAAACTTCAAATTACCTTGGCTGCTGCTCATCTAAATCATAGCCTGAGAGCTGAGGCTGATGAAGAAGAGCAATTTGTCATTAATCAGTGTGCCCAAAGAAACATTCCTACTCATACGCGCACATATAAAATAGATCAAATTGCCAAAGACCAAAAACTGTCCCTAGAAGAAGCAGGACGTATAATGCGTTACAAATTTTTTTCTCAACTAAAAAAAGAGCTAAATGCCAACCTTATTGCAACTGCTCATCACCATGATGATGTAGCAGAAACAGTTCTACTACATTTTTTAAGAGGTAGTGGTATAAAAGGTTTAAGAGGTATATTACCTCAAAATAACCACTTAATTAGACCACTTTTACCACTAACCAAAACACAAATTATAGAATATCTTAAAGAAAATAAAATACCTTATAATATTGATCAAACAAACTATGACACTGAACACCTAAGAAACAGAGTAAGAAACGAACTAATTCCATACTTAAAAGAATACAATCCTCGTATAGTAGAAAACTTAAACCAGCTTTCTCAAATTGCTAAGGAAGAAAACGAGGCTATAGAAAAACAAACCCAAAACCTATGGTCTAAAATACTATTAAAAAAAGAAAAAAACCTTATCATCCTCGACAACCAAAAAATCGAGGAGTTTCACCCTGCCTATAAACGACGCCTAGCTATCTTTGCACTTACAAAACTTGCTGGTGAAAATGGATGGGATATGAATGATGTAGATTCCATTTTAGGATTAAGTAAAAAGCAAGGCTCATCTAAGACAATTAATTTAAAAAAAGGGGTTAAGGTTAATAAGTCTTATGATAAACTAGTATTTACAAACGAAAATTTAATAAAGGATAAATTTTCCTATGAAGTGCCAATACCCGGACAGGTAGAGTTATTGGAAAAAGGTGAAACCTATACCTTTGATATAATTGAAGCTAACAAATATAAAAATCATTCAAATATATATATGTATCTTGATTATGATAAAATAAATAGACCTCTTTTTATAAGGTCTCGTGACCCTGGAGATACCTTTAGGCCTCATGGACTTAAAGGAAGCAAAAAATTAAAAGACTTTTTTATTGATAACAAAATTCCTTATTACGAAAGAGATAGTGTACCTATTCTAGCTTCTTATGAGGAAATTTATGCTGTTTTAGGCTATAGAGTTTCTGAAAATGCTATTGTAGATGCAGATACTAAAAGGATTTTAGTTATAAAAAGGGAAGTGATGGAAACAATAATTAAATAG